CAACTATCCCCAGACATGTGGAAGATCTGAAGAAGTGCTTTGACAACCTAAAAAAGAACCAACTCAAACGAAACCCGGAGAAATGTACCTTCGGAGTAGGAGCAGGCAAGTTCCCAGGATTCATGATTAGCAACAGAGGCATAGAAGCCAATCCAGAGAAGataaaagcaatccaggagatgagGGCTCCCAAGacccaaaaagatgtgcagaagctagcaggatcccTAACAGCACTCAGGAGATTTGTCTCAAAGCTAGCAGAAAGGTGCTTACCAttctttgatttactcaaaggagcAAGCAACAAGAAAGAGGTGAACTGGAGTCCGGAGTACCAAAAGGCATTTGAGGAAATCAAATCCTACCTCTCTCAAccaccagtcctaactaaagctCAGCCAGGAGAGCCTTTCTACTTATACTTGTCAGCCTGCACAAGCCGTAGGAGCTGACCTAATCAGGAAAGAGAATGGAAAACAACAACCAGTCTACTATGTAAGCCAAGTCCTCAAAGATGCAGAAACAAGATACCAAAGATTGGAGAAGTTTTCATTTACATTGGTCATAACTTCAAGAAAACTCAGGCACTACTTCCAAGGAAGAGAAATCAGAGTAGTGACAAATCAGCCCCTAAGGAAGATAATTcacaagccagatgtctcagGAAGACTAGTCAATTGGGCTGTGGAGTTAAGCAAGTTCAATTTAAGCTTCATTCCCAGGACTGCAATTAAAGCTCAGGCACTTGCAGATTTCATTATCGAATGCAACTTCCCAAAAGAAGAACCGAAACCAATGAACATAGATCCGGGGACAAATAAAGAAGCAAATCCGGGAGCCTGGACCTTGAAagtagatggttcttcaacaagtGAAAGGTCGGGAGCCGGACTCATACTTAAAAGTCCCGAAGGATTCACGATTCAAACAACTATATCTTTCGGCTTCCCCGCAACAAACAATCAGGCAGAATATGAGGCGTTGATTTCAGGACTAAAGCTCTCCAGAACTCTGAGGGTCCAGGACttaaaaatctacagcgactcccagatagtggtcaagcaaacaaatggAAAATACATAGCGAAGGACCCTATTCTAGTGAAGTACCAAGTACTGGTTCAAAGTTACTTAGCCTCAATACCAAACCATCAAGTCCTTCAGATATGtcgagaagaaaatgaagaagcggaTATTCTATCCAAATTAGTCCGGAACTCATCAGATCTGGACTGCTCAGTTTACTTCGAAGAACTCTACAAACCATCTATTGAATCCAAAGAGGTCTTGGAAAATCGAAAGCAACCAGAACTGGATGACTCCCTTCATCAACTACTTGGAGAAAGGGGAGCTCCCGGAGGACAAAGGAAAAGCCCAACGAttgaaagcaaaagcagccaagTTCTTCCTCAAAGAAGGACTACTCTACCGCTTGACTTTCTCATCTCCTATCCTAAAATGTGTCAGCCCAGAAGAAGGAAAGTACTGTTTggaagaagtgcatgaaggaaTATGCGGGGATCACATGTCCGCAAAGGAcctagctcataagatcataagacaaggctACTATTGGCCAACTATCCACCAAGACGCAATTGAGTTCGTGAagaaatgcaaggaatgccagCTCTTCAGTAATGTGTCCCGGATCAGCCCAGTCCTACCATCCTCAGTCCTGTCACCTATTTCCTTTCATGTCTGGGGTATTGACATCATGGGACCCTTTTCCCGGGCCAAAGGAGATCTCAGGTACTTGTTAGTCTTGATGGATTACATGACCAAATGGGTTGAAGCGAAAGCAATGAGGATCATTAATCAGCAAGACTGTATAAAGTTTATGGAcaacattttgatgaggttcAGGATACCGCGAATCCTAGTATTGGACAACGGGCCACAGTTCATTGGATCAGAATTCGAGTCCTACCTTCAGGAGCGCGGGATTAAACACAAAAAATCATCAGTAGCATATCCCCAAGGAAACGGCCAAGTAGAAGTCACCAACAGAATCCTGCTCCGAGGTATTGAAAAGagactcaaagaaagcaaaagcaaatggccagaagaactaccaAGTGTACTATGATCCTACATGACAAGCCCCATGACAAGCATAAgagaaactccattcaaactagcTTATGGAATAGAAGCAATGCTTCCTATTGAAGTGGGATCTCCATCTcacagagcaataaactttgaGGAAGAAGCAAATGAAGAAGTAATCAGAACAAACATGGAGCTAATTGATGAGGTCCGGGACCAAGCCGTAGAAAGGATGGAAAAATATAAGGAGAAAACAAGAGAGCACTTCAGTAAGAAGTCCATAGTCAGaaacttccaagttggagacttAGTCATTCGAGACACAGAAGCATCAGATCCCACAAACACCGGAAAGCTAATGCCCGAATGGGAGGGACCATACTAGGTCAAAGAAGTCTTGAGGCCAGGAACCTACAAACTCCTGAACATGGATGGCTCAGAAGTCTCAAATACTTGGCATGGACTAAGactaaggaaattctaccagtagGAAAGAACAAACAAAGCAAACAAAATCTTGTAGCcaatatggcaagcaac
This genomic interval from Apium graveolens cultivar Ventura chromosome 8, ASM990537v1, whole genome shotgun sequence contains the following:
- the LOC141679726 gene encoding uncharacterized protein LOC141679726; this encodes MTSPMTSIRETPFKLAYGIEAMLPIEVGSPSHRAINFEEEANEEVIRTNMELIDEVRDQAVERMEKYKEKTREHFSKKSIVRNFQVGDLVIRDTEASDPTNTGKLMPEWEGPY